Proteins encoded within one genomic window of Rhinolophus sinicus isolate RSC01 linkage group LG05, ASM3656204v1, whole genome shotgun sequence:
- the MDC1 gene encoding mediator of DNA damage checkpoint protein 1 isoform X7: MPDCSVALPFPSISKQHAVIEILARDKAPVLRDCGSLNGTKILRPPKVLSPGVNHRLRDQDLVVFADLPCQYHRLDVPLPFVSRGHLTVEETPRVQGGTQPQGLLLAEDSEEEIDPLSERCVVKEPRTTFSPMATIVPESDEEGPSPAPDGPGPPLAFNLDSDTDEEESQQPAAGEASSAATAKTEQPKAVVTEIQLKKDQCSVKEGNNDTKVKRDERNGVVPVGVILERSQPAGEDSETDVDDESRPPGRTVEVHLEKAQPSGSTDSDTDVEEEGVPATPAVVPRKKRQVFHGVSTESPGGPGLAHLQESPASSDTDVEEGAAPLMAPLERSRGPVVTRSNMDDGEEVSAALALACLKESRTAVWSRGTGVGGAGARPVALLERSHTSVGTDSDTDVEEEKRESVPKGHTDKAHSEKSQTHFRDCDIEMEEDKSSPEVNLERSQASTTVGMNTQVEEEVPPGPAVTLWEKRPTNVEAEGGPTKLPGGHLEEVQPPPGTPGEPTQLQREGAQPPTESGREPHVDMIRDSGDNCDDSKDLDLQATQCFVETENQSLEAVQSMEDEPTQAFVPQEPGPSYCSSQDPGALDEPWEILPTQPFCPKESEDSETQPIAAHLEALGSCPSPPRAPPRDQHPESPVHTEPLRIHGRGMQSVEKGHLNYKMPPAEKASRGDPEPLGAYLPPTGPEAAAPLPDLLISQSQKHPTPQPLCSPSSPLEPPIPRTRQKRSQEAPETPLSSELDPLHAKPKVRPRGSSRMTPSPVSSIALEPHPTTPTDQPISPEPTSWATRRRTHRSPAPVVLTAPELQSSTTKDQPVTPQNTSRASRGRTHRSSVKTPVTPKPTFRATQGRTHRSSVKTPVTPKPTSRATRGRTHRSSVKIPVTPKPISRGRTHRSPVKIPEPIVPTAPELQPSTLTDQLVTPKPTSRASRGRTHRSSVKTPVTPKPISRGRTHRSPVKIPEPIVPTAPELQPSTLTDQLVTLKPTSRATRGRTHRSSVKTDQPIESAAPDLEPSTPTDQSIPPEPTPQANCSRRPRATRKHGLLAAPIVHNLCSAPPESDSHSSRTRRRGAVRAAESLRTLPEPAFAQLPGAATRAPQIQKVEATGRYRSTPEPQPKAFQNHKRPLGTVDSPSLQKRLQRGDIPQKTEFLKKEDEVIPGPGKRKRDQAEEEPKGMLSRSLRRSKPNHESTAPKVLFTGVVDAHGERAVLALGGSLASSVAEASYLVTDRIRRTVKFLCALGRGIPILSLHWLHQSRRAGRFLPPDDYVVTDPEQEKNFGFSLRDALSRARERRLLEGYEIHVTPGVQPPPAQMGEIINCCGGTVLPSMPRSYKPRRVVVTCSQDVPRCSIPFRVGLPVLSPEFLLTGVLKQEAKPEAFVLSTLEMSST; the protein is encoded by the exons ATGCCTGATTGCTCGGTGGCCCTGCCCTTTCCATCCATCTCCAAACAACATGCAGTGATTGAAATCCTGGCCCGGGACAAGGCACCTGTCCTACGGGATTGTGGGAGCCTCAATGGTACTAAAATCCTGAGGCCTCCTAAGGTCCTGAGCCCTGGGGTGAATCATCGTCTGAGGGACCAGGACTTGGTTGTCTTTGCTGACTTGCCCTGCCAATACCATCGCCTGGATGTCCCCTTGCCCTTTGTCTCCCGTGGCCACCTAACTGTAGAGGAGACACCCAGGGTACAGGGAGGAACTCAACCCCAGGGGCTCCTGTTGGCTGAGGACTCGGAAGAGGAAATAG ATCCTCTTTCTGAAAGGTGTGTGGTGAAAGAACCAAGGACCACGTTCTCCCCTATGGCAACAATAGTTCCAGAGAG TGATGAAGAGGGGCCTTCCCCTGCCCCAGATGGCCCTGGGCCACCTTTGGCCTTCAACTTGGACAGTGACACAGATGAGGAAGAAAGTCAGCAGCCAGCAGCCGGGGAGGCCTCCTCAGCTGCCACTGCAAAGACTGAACAGCCTAAAGCTGTTGTAACTGAAATCCAGCTTAAAAAGGATCAGTGTTCAGTGAAGGAGGGAAACAATGACACAAAAGTCAAGAGGGATGAAAGGAATGGGGTGGTCCCAGTTGGGGTGATTCTGGAGAGGAGCCAACCTGCTGGGGAGGACAGTGAGACAGATGTGGATGATGAGAGCAGGCCTCCAGGAAGGACAGTAGAGGTCCATCTGGAAAAAGCCCAGCCCTCTGGCTCCACAGACAGTGACACTGACGTGGAAGAAGAGGGGGTCCCCGCGACCCCAGCTGTGGTTCCTAGGAAAAAGAGACAAGTGTTCCATGGAGTTAGTACAGAGAGTCCTGGGGGACCTGGCCTGGCACATCTTCAAGAGAGCCCGGCTAGTAGCGATACAGATGTGGAGGAGGGTGCAGCCCCGCTGATGGCCCCCCTGGAGAGAAGCCGAGGCCCCGTGGTGACCCGCAGCAACATGGATGACGGGGAGGAAGTCTCAGCAGCACTCGCTTTGGCGTGTCTGAAAGAGAGCCGCACCGCCGTGTGGAGCAGAGGTACAGGTGTGGGAGGGGCCGGAGCCAGGCCAGTGGCCCTCCTGGAGCGAAGCCATACTTCTGTTGGGACAGACAGTGACACTGACgtggaggaggaaaagagagaatctGTTCCCAAGGGTCACACAGACAAAGCACATTCAGAAAAGAGCCAAACTCATTTCAGGGACTGTGATATAGAGATGGAGGAAGATAAGAGCTCACCTGAAGTCAACCTGGAGAGAAGCCAAGCCTCCACGACAGTGGGCATGAACACACAAGTGGAAGAGGAAGTCCCACCAGGGCCAGCTGTCACGCTGTGGGAGAAGCGTCCAACAAATGTGGAAGCAGAAGGGGGCCCAACAAAGCTGCCTGGGGGACATCTAGAGGAAGTCCAGCCTCCTCCAG GTACTCCAGGGGAACCCACCCAGCTGCAGAGAGAGGGAGCCCAGCCCCCCACAGAAAGTGGGAGAGAACCACATGTGGACATGATCAGAGACTCTGGAGACAACTGTGATG ATTCTAAAGATCTGGACCTACAAGCTACCCAGTGCTTTGTGGAGACAGAGAATCAGAGCCTGGAAG CAGTCCAGAGCATGGAGGATGAACCCACCCAGGCTTTCGTACCCCAAGAGCCTGGCCCTTCCTATTGCAGCTCCCAGGACCCAG GCGCTCTGGATGAGCCATGGGAGATCTTGCCTACACAGCCATTCTGCCCAAAGGAGTCAGAGGACTCTGAGACCCAGCCCATTGCTGCCCACCTTGAGGCCCTTGGATCTTGCCCCTCTCCACCTAGGGCACCTCCTCGAGACCAGCATCCAGAAAGCCCAGTTCACACAGAGCCATTGAGGATTCATGGCAGAGGGATGCAGAGTGTGGAGAAAG GCCACTTGAACTACAAGATGCCACCTGCTGAGAAGGCTTCTAGG GGTGATCCAGAACCCCTAGGTGCTTATCTGCCTCCGACAGGACCTGAAGCCGCAGCCCCACTCCCAGACCTTCTCATTTCTCAGAGCCAAAAACATCCTACACCTCAGCCCCTCTGTTCTCCCTCTTCACCTTTAGAGCCGCCCATTCCCAGAACCAGGCAAAAGAGGAGTCAGGAAGCTCCAGAGACTCCCTTATCCTCAGAGCTGGACCCTCTCCATGCAAAACCCAAAGTCAGGCCCCGAGGATCCTCCAGGATGACACCCTCTCCAGTTTCTTCTATAGCCTTGGAGCCCCACCCCACTACCCCCACAGACCAGCCCATCAGCCCTGAGCCCACATCTTGGGCCACTCGGAGAAGGACACATAGGTCCCCTGCACCAGTTGTCCTCACAGCCCCTGAGCTACAATCTTCCACCACCAAAGACCAGCCTGTCACTCCCCAAAATACATCTCGGGCCAGTCGGGGCAGGACACATAGATCTTCTGTCAAGACACCTGTCACCCCCAAACCCACATTTCGGGCCACTCAAGGCAGGACACATAGATCTTCTGTCAAGACACCTGTCACCCCCAAACCCACATCTCGGGCCACTCGGGGCAGGACACATAGATCTTCTGTCAAGATACCTGTCACCCCCAAACCCATATCTCGGGGCAGGACACATAGGTCCCCTGTCAAGATCCCTGAACCGATTGTCCCCACAGCCCCTGAGCTCCAGCCTTCCACCCTTACAGACCAGCTTGTCACCCCCAAACCCACATCTCGGGCCAGTCGGGGCAGGACACATAGATCTTCTGTCAAGACACCTGTCACCCCCAAACCCATATCTCGGGGCAGGACACATAGGTCCCCTGTCAAGATCCCTGAACCAATTGTCCCCACAGCCCCTGAGCTCCAGCCTTCCACCCTTACAGACCAGCTTGTCACCCTCAAACCCACATCTCGGGCCACTCGGGGCAGGACACACAGGTCCTCTGTCAAGACCGACCAACCAATTGAATCCGCAGCCCCTGACCTTGAACCTTCCACTCCCACAGACCAGTCTATTCCCCCTGAGCCCACCCCTCAAGCCAATTGCAGCAGGAGGCCAAGGGCCACTAGGAAGCATGGGTTGCTTGCAGCTCCCATTGTCCACAACCTCTGCTCTGCACCCCCTGAATCTGACTCCCACTCCTCAAGGACCCGCAGGCGAGGAGCAGTGAGAGCAGCTGAGTCCCTTAGGACCCTTCCTGAGCCTGCCTTTGCCCAGCTTCCTGGGGCTGCCACTCGTGCTCCTCAGatccaaaaggtagaagcaacagGTAGATACAGGTCCACTCCAGAGCCCCAGCCTAAGGCCTTTCAAAACCACAAGAGGCCTTTAGGGACTGTGGATTCACCCTCACTTCAGAAACGGCTCCAAAGAGGGGACATCCCCCAGAAGACAGAATTCCTCAAGAAAGAG GATGAAGTGATCCCAGgaccaggcaagagaaagagagaccagGCCGAGGAGGAGCCCAAGGGAATGCTGAGCCGCAGCCTCCGACGGAGCAAACCTAACCACGAGTCCACAGCCCCCAAA GTGCTCTTCACAGGAGTAGTGGATGCCCATGGAGAGCGAGCAGTGCTGGCCCTGGGGGGAAGTCTTGCCAGCTCCGTGGCAGAGGCGTCCTACCTGGTGACTGATCGAATCCGCCGGACAGTCAAGTTCCTGTGTGCCCTGGGGCGGGGAATCCCTATCCTTTCCCTGCACTGGCTGCACCAG TCCCGCAGGGCCGGTCGCTTCTTGCCCCCAGATGACTATGTGGTGACTGACCCTGAGCAGGAGAAGAACTTTGGCTTCAGCCTCCGAGATGCCCTGAGCCGCGCTCGGGAACGAAGGCTGCTGGAG GGCTATGAGATTCATGTGACCCCTGGAGTCCAGCCTCCTCCAGCTCAGATGGGAGAGATCATCAACTGCTGTGGAGGCACTGTCCTACCCAGCATGCCCCGCTCCTACAAG CCTCGGAGAGTTGTGGTCACGTGCTCCCAAGACGTCCCTCGATGCTCCATTCCATTTCGGGTTGGGCTACCGGTCCTCTCACCTGAGTTCCTGCTGACAGGGGTGCTGAAGCAGGAAGCCAAGCCAGAGGCCTTTGTCCTCTCCACGTTGGAAATGTCATCCACCTGA
- the MDC1 gene encoding mediator of DNA damage checkpoint protein 1 isoform X4, with translation MIMEDTQAINWEAEEEEETERPSESLGCILEPLGRLHLFSSAHGPEKDFPLYLGKNVVGRMPDCSVALPFPSISKQHAVIEILARDKAPVLRDCGSLNGTKILRPPKVLSPGVNHRLRDQDLVVFADLPCQYHRLDVPLPFVSRGHLTVEETPRVQGGTQPQGLLLAEDSEEEIDPLSERCVVKEPRTTFSPMATIVPESDEEGPSPAPDGPGPPLAFNLDSDTDEEESQQPAAGEASSAATAKTEQPKAVVTEIQLKKDQCSVKEGNNDTKVKRDERNGVVPVGVILERSQPAGEDSETDVDDESRPPGRTVEVHLEKAQPSGSTDSDTDVEEEGVPATPAVVPRKKRQVFHGVSTESPGGPGLAHLQESPASSDTDVEEGAAPLMAPLERSRGPVVTRSNMDDGEEVSAALALACLKESRTAVWSRGTGVGGAGARPVALLERSHTSVGTDSDTDVEEEKRESVPKGHTDKAHSEKSQTHFRDCDIEMEEDKSSPEVNLERSQASTTVGMNTQVEEEVPPGPAVTLWEKRPTNVEAEGGPTKLPGGHLEEVQPPPGTPGEPTQLQREGAQPPTESGREPHVDMIRDSGDNCDDSKDLDLQATQCFVETENQSLEAVQSMEDEPTQAFVPQEPGPSYCSSQDPGALDEPWEILPTQPFCPKESEDSETQPIAAHLEALGSCPSPPRAPPRDQHPESPVHTEPLRIHGRGMQSVEKGHLNYKMPPAEKASRGDPEPLGAYLPPTGPEAAAPLPDLLISQSQKHPTPQPLCSPSSPLEPPIPRTRQKRSQEAPETPLSSELDPLHAKPKVRPRGSSRMTPSPVSSIALEPHPTTPTDQPISPEPTSWATRRRTHRSPAPVVLTAPELQSSTTKDQPVTPQNTSRASRGRTHRSSVKTPVTPKPTFRATQGRTHRSSVKTPVTPKPTSRATRGRTHRSSVKIPVTPKPISRGRTHRSPVKIPEPIVPTAPELQPSTLTDQLVTPKPTSRASRGRTHRSSVKTPVTPKPISRGRTHRSPVKIPEPIVPTAPELQPSTLTDQLVTLKPTSRATRGRTHRSSVKTDQPIESAAPDLEPSTPTDQSIPPEPTPQANCSRRPRATRKHGLLAAPIVHNLCSAPPESDSHSSRTRRRGAVRAAESLRTLPEPAFAQLPGAATRAPQIQKVEATGRYRSTPEPQPKAFQNHKRPLGTVDSPSLQKRLQRGDIPQKTEFLKKEDEVIPGPGKRKRDQAEEEPKGMLSRSLRRSKPNHESTAPKVLFTGVVDAHGERAVLALGGSLASSVAEASYLVTDRIRRTVKFLCALGRGIPILSLHWLHQSRRAGRFLPPDDYVVTDPEQEKNFGFSLRDALSRARERRLLEGYEIHVTPGVQPPPAQMGEIINCCGGTVLPSMPRSYKPRRVVVTCSQDVPRCSIPFRVGLPVLSPEFLLTGVLKQEAKPEAFVLSTLEMSST, from the exons ATG ATCATGGAGGACACTCAGGCTATTAACTGGGAggctgaagaagaggaagagacagagaggccCAGTGAATCCTTGGGGTGTATCTTGGAGCCCTTAGGGCGACTGCATCTCTTTAGTAGTGCCCACGGACCAGAAAAAG ATTTCCCACTCTACCTCGGAAAGAATGTAGTAGGCCGAATGCCTGATTGCTCGGTGGCCCTGCCCTTTCCATCCATCTCCAAACAACATGCAGTGATTGAAATCCTGGCCCGGGACAAGGCACCTGTCCTACGGGATTGTGGGAGCCTCAATGGTACTAAAATCCTGAGGCCTCCTAAGGTCCTGAGCCCTGGGGTGAATCATCGTCTGAGGGACCAGGACTTGGTTGTCTTTGCTGACTTGCCCTGCCAATACCATCGCCTGGATGTCCCCTTGCCCTTTGTCTCCCGTGGCCACCTAACTGTAGAGGAGACACCCAGGGTACAGGGAGGAACTCAACCCCAGGGGCTCCTGTTGGCTGAGGACTCGGAAGAGGAAATAG ATCCTCTTTCTGAAAGGTGTGTGGTGAAAGAACCAAGGACCACGTTCTCCCCTATGGCAACAATAGTTCCAGAGAG TGATGAAGAGGGGCCTTCCCCTGCCCCAGATGGCCCTGGGCCACCTTTGGCCTTCAACTTGGACAGTGACACAGATGAGGAAGAAAGTCAGCAGCCAGCAGCCGGGGAGGCCTCCTCAGCTGCCACTGCAAAGACTGAACAGCCTAAAGCTGTTGTAACTGAAATCCAGCTTAAAAAGGATCAGTGTTCAGTGAAGGAGGGAAACAATGACACAAAAGTCAAGAGGGATGAAAGGAATGGGGTGGTCCCAGTTGGGGTGATTCTGGAGAGGAGCCAACCTGCTGGGGAGGACAGTGAGACAGATGTGGATGATGAGAGCAGGCCTCCAGGAAGGACAGTAGAGGTCCATCTGGAAAAAGCCCAGCCCTCTGGCTCCACAGACAGTGACACTGACGTGGAAGAAGAGGGGGTCCCCGCGACCCCAGCTGTGGTTCCTAGGAAAAAGAGACAAGTGTTCCATGGAGTTAGTACAGAGAGTCCTGGGGGACCTGGCCTGGCACATCTTCAAGAGAGCCCGGCTAGTAGCGATACAGATGTGGAGGAGGGTGCAGCCCCGCTGATGGCCCCCCTGGAGAGAAGCCGAGGCCCCGTGGTGACCCGCAGCAACATGGATGACGGGGAGGAAGTCTCAGCAGCACTCGCTTTGGCGTGTCTGAAAGAGAGCCGCACCGCCGTGTGGAGCAGAGGTACAGGTGTGGGAGGGGCCGGAGCCAGGCCAGTGGCCCTCCTGGAGCGAAGCCATACTTCTGTTGGGACAGACAGTGACACTGACgtggaggaggaaaagagagaatctGTTCCCAAGGGTCACACAGACAAAGCACATTCAGAAAAGAGCCAAACTCATTTCAGGGACTGTGATATAGAGATGGAGGAAGATAAGAGCTCACCTGAAGTCAACCTGGAGAGAAGCCAAGCCTCCACGACAGTGGGCATGAACACACAAGTGGAAGAGGAAGTCCCACCAGGGCCAGCTGTCACGCTGTGGGAGAAGCGTCCAACAAATGTGGAAGCAGAAGGGGGCCCAACAAAGCTGCCTGGGGGACATCTAGAGGAAGTCCAGCCTCCTCCAG GTACTCCAGGGGAACCCACCCAGCTGCAGAGAGAGGGAGCCCAGCCCCCCACAGAAAGTGGGAGAGAACCACATGTGGACATGATCAGAGACTCTGGAGACAACTGTGATG ATTCTAAAGATCTGGACCTACAAGCTACCCAGTGCTTTGTGGAGACAGAGAATCAGAGCCTGGAAG CAGTCCAGAGCATGGAGGATGAACCCACCCAGGCTTTCGTACCCCAAGAGCCTGGCCCTTCCTATTGCAGCTCCCAGGACCCAG GCGCTCTGGATGAGCCATGGGAGATCTTGCCTACACAGCCATTCTGCCCAAAGGAGTCAGAGGACTCTGAGACCCAGCCCATTGCTGCCCACCTTGAGGCCCTTGGATCTTGCCCCTCTCCACCTAGGGCACCTCCTCGAGACCAGCATCCAGAAAGCCCAGTTCACACAGAGCCATTGAGGATTCATGGCAGAGGGATGCAGAGTGTGGAGAAAG GCCACTTGAACTACAAGATGCCACCTGCTGAGAAGGCTTCTAGG GGTGATCCAGAACCCCTAGGTGCTTATCTGCCTCCGACAGGACCTGAAGCCGCAGCCCCACTCCCAGACCTTCTCATTTCTCAGAGCCAAAAACATCCTACACCTCAGCCCCTCTGTTCTCCCTCTTCACCTTTAGAGCCGCCCATTCCCAGAACCAGGCAAAAGAGGAGTCAGGAAGCTCCAGAGACTCCCTTATCCTCAGAGCTGGACCCTCTCCATGCAAAACCCAAAGTCAGGCCCCGAGGATCCTCCAGGATGACACCCTCTCCAGTTTCTTCTATAGCCTTGGAGCCCCACCCCACTACCCCCACAGACCAGCCCATCAGCCCTGAGCCCACATCTTGGGCCACTCGGAGAAGGACACATAGGTCCCCTGCACCAGTTGTCCTCACAGCCCCTGAGCTACAATCTTCCACCACCAAAGACCAGCCTGTCACTCCCCAAAATACATCTCGGGCCAGTCGGGGCAGGACACATAGATCTTCTGTCAAGACACCTGTCACCCCCAAACCCACATTTCGGGCCACTCAAGGCAGGACACATAGATCTTCTGTCAAGACACCTGTCACCCCCAAACCCACATCTCGGGCCACTCGGGGCAGGACACATAGATCTTCTGTCAAGATACCTGTCACCCCCAAACCCATATCTCGGGGCAGGACACATAGGTCCCCTGTCAAGATCCCTGAACCGATTGTCCCCACAGCCCCTGAGCTCCAGCCTTCCACCCTTACAGACCAGCTTGTCACCCCCAAACCCACATCTCGGGCCAGTCGGGGCAGGACACATAGATCTTCTGTCAAGACACCTGTCACCCCCAAACCCATATCTCGGGGCAGGACACATAGGTCCCCTGTCAAGATCCCTGAACCAATTGTCCCCACAGCCCCTGAGCTCCAGCCTTCCACCCTTACAGACCAGCTTGTCACCCTCAAACCCACATCTCGGGCCACTCGGGGCAGGACACACAGGTCCTCTGTCAAGACCGACCAACCAATTGAATCCGCAGCCCCTGACCTTGAACCTTCCACTCCCACAGACCAGTCTATTCCCCCTGAGCCCACCCCTCAAGCCAATTGCAGCAGGAGGCCAAGGGCCACTAGGAAGCATGGGTTGCTTGCAGCTCCCATTGTCCACAACCTCTGCTCTGCACCCCCTGAATCTGACTCCCACTCCTCAAGGACCCGCAGGCGAGGAGCAGTGAGAGCAGCTGAGTCCCTTAGGACCCTTCCTGAGCCTGCCTTTGCCCAGCTTCCTGGGGCTGCCACTCGTGCTCCTCAGatccaaaaggtagaagcaacagGTAGATACAGGTCCACTCCAGAGCCCCAGCCTAAGGCCTTTCAAAACCACAAGAGGCCTTTAGGGACTGTGGATTCACCCTCACTTCAGAAACGGCTCCAAAGAGGGGACATCCCCCAGAAGACAGAATTCCTCAAGAAAGAG GATGAAGTGATCCCAGgaccaggcaagagaaagagagaccagGCCGAGGAGGAGCCCAAGGGAATGCTGAGCCGCAGCCTCCGACGGAGCAAACCTAACCACGAGTCCACAGCCCCCAAA GTGCTCTTCACAGGAGTAGTGGATGCCCATGGAGAGCGAGCAGTGCTGGCCCTGGGGGGAAGTCTTGCCAGCTCCGTGGCAGAGGCGTCCTACCTGGTGACTGATCGAATCCGCCGGACAGTCAAGTTCCTGTGTGCCCTGGGGCGGGGAATCCCTATCCTTTCCCTGCACTGGCTGCACCAG TCCCGCAGGGCCGGTCGCTTCTTGCCCCCAGATGACTATGTGGTGACTGACCCTGAGCAGGAGAAGAACTTTGGCTTCAGCCTCCGAGATGCCCTGAGCCGCGCTCGGGAACGAAGGCTGCTGGAG GGCTATGAGATTCATGTGACCCCTGGAGTCCAGCCTCCTCCAGCTCAGATGGGAGAGATCATCAACTGCTGTGGAGGCACTGTCCTACCCAGCATGCCCCGCTCCTACAAG CCTCGGAGAGTTGTGGTCACGTGCTCCCAAGACGTCCCTCGATGCTCCATTCCATTTCGGGTTGGGCTACCGGTCCTCTCACCTGAGTTCCTGCTGACAGGGGTGCTGAAGCAGGAAGCCAAGCCAGAGGCCTTTGTCCTCTCCACGTTGGAAATGTCATCCACCTGA